In Mercenaria mercenaria strain notata chromosome 14, MADL_Memer_1, whole genome shotgun sequence, the following are encoded in one genomic region:
- the LOC128548617 gene encoding uncharacterized protein K02A2.6-like translates to MITNTPVLAYYDPKLDVTLQCDSSSKGLGCAILQRGKPLAFASCALTKTQMNYSQLEKEMLSIVFCCKKFHHYLYGQEKILCETDHKPLQSIFLKQIHEIPARLQKMRFELTRYNLNVIYTPGKYMYLADALSRSYLSDSDQCSVEDYDILLCDYISVSDSDREAIESAMKYDNEMNMLKHVVKHGWPDKRYEVDMQIRAYWNYRDEITQIENLLFKGTKLIIPRAMRKVMIERIHETHLGTVKCKAKARDALFWPSMTKDIEEKVSRCGICARYQSRNPKEPLIPHEIPDRPWSKIGIDIFERKGHSYLISVCYYSKWPEISKLENTTSQCVIGYLKSHMSRYGIPDEVISDNARNFTSFEFEQFAKSYGFKHTTSSPNFPSSNGQVERCIQTIKRLVNKNDLDPNLAVMDYKNTELDGVGLSPAQLFLNRRLKTKLPIAKELLKPDNSKEISEKLSKRQQKQKFYYDRHAQRKALKPLQNGENVMFRHNDKWQEGKVKSKHDTPRSYIVENKDGKQYRRNRRHLRSSKVPVQIEPDIPPQASLDNNTQNMQNASEPEQQQHTDTHISENLPKPTITTRSGREIKQPSRFRDYVVSAVDKMKSVISSG, encoded by the coding sequence ATGATTACCAATACACCTGTGTTAGCATACTACGACCCGAAGCTAGACGTTACGCTGCAATGCGATAGCAGTTCTAAAGGACTGGGATGTGCGATCCTCCAACGTGGCAAGCCGTTAGCATTTGCAAGTTGTGCTCTAACAAAAACTCAAATGAATTACAGTCAGTTGGAAAAAGAAATGCTTTCGATAGTATTTTGTTGCAAGAAATTTCATCACTACTTATATGGGCAAGAAAAGATCTTATGTGAAACTGATCATAAACCCCTTCAGTCGATATTTCTGAAACAAATTCATGAAATTCCAGCTAGACTTCAGAAAATGCGATTCGAGTTGACAAGATACAATCTGAATGTTATTTATACACCTGGGAAGTATATGTATCTCGCTGATGCACTTAGCAGATCATACTTGAGTGACAGTGACCAATGTTCTGTTGAAGATTATGACATATTGTTGTGTGACTATATTTCTGTCTCAGACAGTGACAGAGAAGCAATAGAATCTGCCATGAAATATGACAATGAAATGAACATGCTGAAACATGTAGTAAAACATGGATGGCCTGATAAGAGATATGAAGTAGATATGCAAATACGTGCATATTGGAACTATAGAGATGAAATTACGCAAATCGAGAACTTATTGTTCAAAGGAACAAAGTTGATAATTCCAAGAGCAATGCGAAAAGTCATGATCGAAAGAATACACGAAACGCATCTTGGGACAGTGAAATGCAAAGCAAAAGCTAGAGATGCTTTGTTTTGGCCTTCGATGACCAAAGACATTGAAGAAAAAGTCAGCCGTTGTGGAATATGTGCTCGATACCAATCGAGGAATCCAAAGGAACCTCTAATTCCACATGAAATTCCTGACAGACCATGGAGTAAAATAGGAATTGATATTTTCGAGAGAAAGGGACATTCGTATCTAATCTCAGTATGTTATTACTCTAAATGGCCtgaaatttcaaagttagaaaataCGACAAGTCAGTGTGTGATTGGATATTTAAAATCACATATGTCGAGATATGGAATACCAGACGAGGTGATAAGTGACAATGCCAGAAACTTTACAAGTTTTGAATTTGAACAGTTCGCTAAAAGCTATGGATTTAAACACACAACCTCGAGTCCGAACTTTCCAAGTTCAAATGGTCAAGTGGAGCGTTGTATTCAAACTATCAAACGGTTAGTCAACAAGAATGATCTTGATCCAAATTTAGCAGTAATGGATTACAAAAATACGGAACTAGATGGAGTAGGTCTGTCACCTGCACAATTGTTCCTGAACCGAAGATTGAAAACGAAGTTACCCATTGCTAAGGAACTATTGAAACCTGACAATTCTAAAGAAATATCAGAGAAACTCTCAAAACGTCAGcagaaacagaaattttattatgATCGGCATGCGCAAAGAAAAGCCTTGAAACCACTTCAAAATGGTGAAAATGTAATGTTTCGTCATAATGATAAATGGCAAGAAGGAAAAGTGAAATCGAAACATGACACTCCGAGATCTTATATTGTGGAGAACAAGGATGGAAAACAATATAGGCGAAATCGCAGACATTTGAGATCTAGCAAGGTACCGGTTCAAATTGAGCCTGATATTCCGCCACAAGCATCCTTAGATAACAATACGCAAAATATGCAAAACGCATCCGAGccagaacaacaacaacatacaGACACACACATCTCGGAAAACCTGCCAAAACCTACGATTACGACGAGATCTGGTAGAGAAATCAAGCAGCCAAGCAGATTTCGTGATTATGTTGTTAGTGCAGTAGATAAGATGAAAAGTGTTATTTCTAGtggttaa
- the LOC123555933 gene encoding uncharacterized protein LOC123555933, which yields MDEYKVKTPSINWDSRDLKTEFKKFKTHCNFMFGGPLNSKSEEQKVNYLMLWVGEKGRDIYSTWTLSNDEKKKLEPHFTKLEEYCEPKSNVIYSRYLLKSRVQKQDETFEQFVTDLKLLIRDCGYPEDRYDETVRDHIVFGVKSHKIRESLIRKGSDLKLQDCLDIARTHEISQTQVKEMESEDKSLHGIKRKPPVSKKKTFQPKQSGAKYFQPRICLKCGYQHTTATCPANGKTCRKCKKPGHFEKMCKSKSQRKSRYGKVHMMDDFSESDSDTSGEFEYMEISTSDKSVNSVTHDMTVQVRVNGICIPMQLDTGAKCNVMSVKILKKLGIKGNIKNTRVNLKSYSGHTMKPIGIGCLPKKHHVEIEKDAKPVVNPPRNVPVKLRSRVKDELDRMLEEGIIVKENEPTDWVNNMVTVVKPNGSLRICLDPSDLNKCIKRPHYPLKTIEDVVTRIPNAKVFSKLDCVSSFWQVELDEESSKLCTFNSCFGKFRFLRMPFGIKSASEVFQNVISEILDDIDGVEVIMDDILVTGTNTEEHDQRLKEVLQRLEDNNLKLSKDKCDIRKSSVSYVGHTLTSDGLKPDPEKIRAVLDMKPPQNKQQVKTFIGFIQYLSKFLPMLSEKTEILRRIL from the exons ATGGATGAATATAAAGTGAAAACACCTTCTATCAACTGGGATTCTAGAGACTTAAAAACGgaatttaaaaagttcaaaacgcactgtaattttatgtttggtGGACCTTTAAATTCGAAGTCGGAAGAACAGAAAGTCAATTATTTGATGTTATGGGTAGGAGAGAAAGGAAGAGATATTTATTCTACATGGACTCTAAGTAatgatgaaaaaaagaaattggaACCCCATTTCACAAAATTAGAAGAATATTGTGAACCAAAGTCGAACGTTATCTATTCACGATATCTGTTGAAATCAAGAGTACAGAAACAAGATGAAACTTTTGAACAATTTGTCACAGATTTGAAATTATTGATAAGAGATTGTGGCTACCCAGAAGACAGATATGATGAAACTGTGCGAGACCACATAGTGTTTGGAGTAAAATCGCATAAAATTAGGGAAAGCTTAATTAGAAAAGGTTCAGATTTAAAACTGCAAGATTGTTTGGACATTGCCAGAACTCATGAAATATCTCAAACACAAGTAAAAGAAATGGAGTCGGAAGACAAATCCTTGCATGGAATCAAACGAAAACCTCcagtatcaaagaaaaaaacatttcaaccAAAACAATCAGGAGCGAAATACTTTCAACCAAGGATATGCCTTAAATGTGGATACCAGCATACCACAGCTACGTGCCCTGCTAATGGAAAAACTTGTAGGAAATGTAAGAAACCCGgacattttgagaaaatgtgtAAATCAAAATCCCAGAGGAAATCTAGATACGGTAAAGTACACATGATGGACGACTTTTCAGAGAGTGACAGTGATACCAGCGGAGAATTTGAATATATGGAAATTTCGACAAGTGACAAAAGTGTAAATTCTGTTACACATGACATGACAGTACAAGTAAGAGTGAATGGAATTTGCATACCTATGCAACTGGATACAGGTGCAAAGTGCAATGTTATGagtgtgaaaattttgaaaaaactgggAATTAAAGGAAATATCAAGAATACAAGGGTTAACTTGAAATCTTATAGTGGACACACGATGAAGCCCATAG gtATAGGATGCCTTCCGAAAAAGCATCATGTTGAAATAGAAAAAGATGCAAAACCTGTTGTAAACCCGCCGAGAAATGTGCCAGTAAAACTGCGTTCGAGAGTCAAGGACGAACTCGACAGAATGCTTGAAGAAGGAATAATTGTAAAAGAAAATGAGCCTACGGACTGGGTAAACAATATGGTGACTGTAGTGAAACCGAACGGTTCTCTTAGGATCTGCTTGGATCCATCCGATTTGAACAAATGTATCAAAAGGCCACACTATCCATTGAAAACAATAGAAGATGTAGTCACAAGAATTCCAAATGCTAAAGTATTCTCGAAGCTTGACTGTGTATCTTCATTTTGGCAAGTTGAGCTAGATGAAGAAAGTTCGAAATTATGCACCTTCAACTCGTGCTTTGGAAAATTTCGATTTTTGAGAATGCCATTCGGAATAAAATCAGCCAGTGAGGTATTTCAAAACGTGATTTCTGAAATTCTGGATGATATAGATGGCGTTGAAGTCATTATGGATGACATATTAGTCACAGGCACAAATACGGAAGAACATGATCAAAGACTAAAAGAAGTTTTGCAAAGATTAGAAGATAATAATCTTAAGCTTAGCAAGGACAAATGTGACATAAGGAAAAGCTCTGTGTCATATGTTGGACATACTTTGACAAGTGATGGATTAAAACCGGACCCTGAGAAAATAAGAGCTGTGTTGGACATGAAACCtcctcaaaacaaacaacaagtgAAAACTTTCATTGGATTTATTCAATACCTAAGTAAATTTCTTCCAATGTTATCGGAGAAAACTGAAATTCTTCGTAGAATTCTTTAA